From Paenibacillus polymyxa, the proteins below share one genomic window:
- the ftsY gene encoding signal recognition particle-docking protein FtsY: MSFFRKLKESIASKTESVTKQFKDGLEKTRKGFVEKVTDLMIRRKKIDEEFYEELEEILIGADVGVNTVMNLIEDLRGEVKKRKIEDASELQPVLSEKLSELLRGNDNSQLKMNPDGITVILFVGVNGVGKTTTIGKLAHRFKQEGKKVLLAAGDTFRAGAIEQLEVWGQRAGVEVIKQQSGSDPAAVMFDAVQAAKQRQVDVLLCDTAGRLQNKSNLMEELNKIFRVIQREIPDAPHEVLLVLDATTGQNALNQAKLFGEKSGVTGLVLTKLDGTAKGGIVVAIRQELNLPVKLVGLGEKVNDLQPFDSEQFVHALFAGLIQEEAVEATATGEEEQN, encoded by the coding sequence ATGAGTTTCTTTAGAAAATTGAAGGAAAGCATCGCAAGCAAAACGGAATCGGTCACAAAGCAGTTCAAAGATGGCTTGGAAAAGACACGTAAAGGTTTTGTTGAAAAAGTAACGGACCTTATGATTCGCCGTAAAAAAATTGATGAGGAATTTTATGAGGAACTGGAAGAAATTCTGATCGGAGCGGACGTAGGCGTCAATACGGTTATGAACCTCATTGAAGACTTGCGGGGAGAAGTGAAAAAACGCAAAATCGAGGATGCATCCGAGTTACAGCCTGTACTGTCGGAAAAGCTGTCTGAGTTGCTGCGGGGCAATGACAATAGTCAGCTCAAAATGAATCCAGACGGGATTACAGTCATTCTATTCGTAGGCGTTAATGGAGTCGGCAAAACAACGACCATTGGCAAGTTGGCTCACCGTTTTAAACAAGAGGGCAAAAAAGTATTGTTAGCCGCTGGAGATACGTTCCGAGCGGGCGCGATTGAACAGTTGGAGGTTTGGGGTCAGCGGGCAGGAGTAGAGGTTATCAAACAACAATCTGGTTCTGATCCAGCTGCGGTTATGTTTGATGCCGTACAGGCTGCCAAGCAGCGTCAAGTAGATGTTTTGTTGTGCGATACAGCAGGACGTCTTCAGAATAAAAGCAATCTGATGGAGGAATTGAACAAAATATTCCGCGTTATCCAGCGTGAAATTCCAGACGCACCTCATGAAGTTTTGTTGGTACTTGATGCGACGACTGGACAAAATGCACTTAACCAAGCCAAGCTATTTGGTGAGAAGAGCGGCGTAACCGGTCTGGTACTGACAAAATTGGATGGTACAGCAAAGGGTGGGATTGTTGTGGCCATCCGTCAGGAATTGAATTTGCCTGTTAAGCTGGTAGGCTTAGGTGAAAAAGTGAATGATCTACAACCGTTTGATTCAGAACAATTCGTTCATGCCTTGTTCGCCGGTTTGATCCAAGAAGAGGCTGTCGAAGCAACTGCTACTGGCGAGGAAGAGCAGAACTAA
- the trhA gene encoding PAQR family membrane homeostasis protein TrhA, giving the protein MANTYTYSRREEVANAITHGIGAVLSVAALVLLIVFASMKGTAWHVVSFTIYGFTMLLLYTNSTLLHSLREGKLKDLFEIFDHSCIYLFIAGSYTPFMLVALRGTLGWTLFGVIWGIALFGVLFKAFFTKRFLFMSTVFYIIMGWLITIAWNPLMAIVPAGGMTLLFVGGLMYTLGTIFYVWRAFPYHHAIWHLFVLAGSILHFLAILLYLTPVRV; this is encoded by the coding sequence ATGGCAAACACCTATACTTATTCCCGACGGGAAGAAGTAGCTAACGCGATTACACATGGTATTGGAGCCGTTTTAAGTGTGGCGGCGCTTGTGCTGCTCATTGTTTTTGCTAGCATGAAAGGAACTGCTTGGCATGTCGTAAGCTTTACAATTTACGGATTTACAATGCTGTTGCTGTATACCAATTCCACGTTGCTTCATAGCCTGCGTGAAGGAAAATTGAAGGATTTGTTCGAAATATTCGATCATTCTTGTATTTACCTGTTCATTGCAGGTAGCTACACCCCTTTTATGCTCGTTGCATTGCGAGGTACTCTGGGATGGACGCTGTTTGGAGTGATTTGGGGGATCGCTTTGTTTGGTGTACTGTTCAAGGCGTTCTTCACCAAACGCTTCCTGTTTATGTCTACTGTGTTTTACATTATAATGGGCTGGCTTATTACCATTGCCTGGAATCCCCTGATGGCCATTGTTCCCGCCGGAGGGATGACGCTACTGTTCGTAGGTGGTCTTATGTATACGCTGGGCACGATTTTTTATGTGTGGCGAGCATTTCCATATCACCATGCGATCTGGCATCTGTTTGTTTTAGCAGGCAGCATACTTCATTTTCTGGCTATTCTGCTGTATCTTACTCCGGTAAGAGTGTGA
- the rimM gene encoding ribosome maturation factor RimM (Essential for efficient processing of 16S rRNA), with protein MQQMFNVGKIVNTHGIRGELKILTTTDFLEDRFAKGSELMIFPADDKAPIPVTVETARFQKNMVIVKFKEYHNINDVEKYKGTLLKVSAERLGELEENEFYFHEVVGMEVVTEDGAELGVIKEILTPGANDVWVVQMPKGKELLLPYIEDVILDVNVREKRVTVRLMEGLL; from the coding sequence ATGCAGCAAATGTTTAATGTCGGGAAAATTGTGAATACACATGGAATTCGCGGTGAGCTAAAAATATTAACGACAACTGATTTTCTTGAGGATCGTTTTGCCAAAGGCAGCGAGCTAATGATCTTTCCAGCAGATGACAAAGCACCGATTCCCGTAACTGTAGAAACAGCGCGTTTTCAAAAAAATATGGTTATCGTGAAATTTAAGGAATATCACAACATCAATGATGTTGAAAAATATAAAGGTACTTTGTTAAAGGTCTCTGCTGAGCGGCTAGGGGAATTGGAAGAAAACGAGTTCTATTTTCATGAAGTAGTTGGTATGGAAGTAGTAACGGAAGACGGAGCTGAGCTCGGTGTGATAAAAGAAATTTTGACACCGGGAGCCAATGATGTATGGGTAGTCCAAATGCCTAAAGGTAAGGAACTGCTATTGCCGTATATAGAGGATGTTATTTTGGATGTAAACGTGCGTGAAAAACGGGTTACAGTACGGTTAATGGAAGGTCTGCTGTAA
- a CDS encoding KH domain-containing protein, translating into MEELVIIIAKALVDHPDDVTVKTLEKDRLVVYELSVHPEDVGKIIGKQGRIAKALRTVVASAAVKMDKRVTVDIIS; encoded by the coding sequence ATGGAAGAATTAGTGATAATCATTGCTAAGGCTTTAGTCGATCATCCGGATGATGTGACCGTGAAGACCTTGGAGAAGGATCGACTTGTAGTGTATGAGCTTAGTGTACATCCTGAGGATGTGGGCAAGATCATTGGCAAGCAGGGACGTATCGCCAAGGCGCTTCGCACTGTGGTTGCATCAGCAGCCGTTAAGATGGATAAACGGGTTACCGTAGACATCATATCTTAA
- the ylxM gene encoding YlxM family DNA-binding protein, with protein sequence MSQENRLEKTNRINRLFDFYEPLLTEKQQMFLKYYFHDDFSLGEIASEFQISRQAVYEHIKRAEQVLEMYEEKLGLLSKHERRLQDLEELNVTLYDAFSKVGKPDEGTLQHVQQIVNRLQEL encoded by the coding sequence ATGAGTCAGGAGAATCGGCTGGAAAAGACAAACCGGATTAACCGACTGTTTGACTTCTATGAACCTCTACTTACAGAGAAGCAACAGATGTTTTTAAAATATTACTTCCATGATGATTTTTCTTTAGGGGAAATTGCATCGGAATTCCAAATTAGCCGTCAGGCAGTCTATGAACATATTAAACGTGCTGAACAGGTATTAGAAATGTATGAGGAAAAGCTTGGATTGCTAAGTAAGCATGAACGTAGACTCCAAGATTTAGAGGAGCTGAATGTGACGCTATATGATGCATTCAGTAAAGTTGGTAAGCCTGATGAGGGGACATTGCAACATGTCCAACAAATTGTAAATCGCCTGCAGGAATTGTAG
- the rpsP gene encoding 30S ribosomal protein S16 has protein sequence MAVRIRLKRMGAHKAPFYRVVVSDSRSPRDGRFIEEIGYYNPITVPAVVKIDEDKALKWLQDGAQASDTVRNLLSKAGVLKKFHELKTQK, from the coding sequence GTGGCAGTTCGTATTCGTCTGAAACGTATGGGTGCACATAAAGCTCCTTTCTATCGCGTCGTGGTATCTGATTCTCGTTCCCCGCGTGACGGTCGTTTTATCGAAGAAATCGGTTACTACAACCCTATTACAGTACCAGCGGTTGTAAAAATTGATGAAGATAAAGCGCTGAAATGGTTGCAAGATGGTGCACAAGCATCCGACACTGTTCGCAACTTGCTTAGCAAAGCGGGCGTGTTGAAAAAGTTTCATGAGCTTAAAACACAGAAATAA
- the trmD gene encoding tRNA (guanosine(37)-N1)-methyltransferase TrmD, with translation MRMDVLTLFPEMFDGVFNASILGKARDKGIVSLQAVNFRQYAGNKHGQVDDTPYGGGGGMVLKPDPIFAAVEALLDKSEQPAFETAVEGILHEDAERNADIKTPRIILMCPQGETFTQKKAEELAKEEHLIFICGHYEGYDERIREHLVTDELSIGDYVLTGGELPAMVVIDSVTRLLPGVLGNETSAVTDSFSTGLLEYPHYTRPAEFRGWKVPDVLLSGHHVNIDSWRRQEALRRTMERRPDLLEQAELTSKERAWIEEQHQSDRSGGK, from the coding sequence ATGCGGATGGATGTACTGACCCTGTTTCCAGAGATGTTTGATGGAGTTTTTAATGCAAGCATTCTGGGAAAAGCAAGGGATAAGGGGATTGTATCACTGCAAGCGGTTAATTTTCGCCAGTATGCTGGTAACAAGCATGGGCAAGTGGATGATACGCCCTATGGTGGTGGGGGCGGCATGGTTTTGAAGCCTGACCCTATTTTTGCTGCCGTGGAGGCGCTGTTGGATAAATCAGAGCAACCAGCATTTGAAACTGCCGTTGAAGGTATTCTACATGAAGATGCCGAACGTAACGCAGACATAAAAACTCCGCGTATTATTTTGATGTGTCCACAAGGAGAGACTTTTACGCAAAAAAAAGCGGAAGAGCTGGCCAAAGAGGAGCATCTTATTTTTATATGTGGACATTATGAGGGTTATGATGAGCGTATTCGAGAGCATTTGGTGACGGATGAGCTTTCGATCGGAGATTATGTATTGACTGGTGGCGAGTTGCCAGCCATGGTCGTCATCGATAGTGTGACACGGTTGTTACCAGGAGTGCTAGGTAATGAAACGAGTGCTGTAACAGATTCGTTTAGTACAGGGCTGTTGGAATACCCCCATTATACTCGGCCTGCTGAGTTTCGGGGCTGGAAAGTGCCAGATGTACTCTTATCAGGGCATCATGTCAATATTGACTCTTGGAGACGACAAGAGGCGTTACGTCGGACGATGGAACGTCGACCGGACTTGCTGGAACAGGCTGAACTGACAAGCAAGGAGCGCGCGTGGATTGAGGAGCAGCACCAATCGGACCGTTCGGGGGGCAAGTGA
- the ffh gene encoding signal recognition particle protein, whose amino-acid sequence MAFEGLSTRLQNVFSKLRGKGKVSEDDVAQAMREVRLALLEADVNFKVVKDFIAKVKEKSVGKEVMDSFTPGMVIIDIVNKELTELMGGSQAKLAKANKPPTVIMMVGLQGAGKTTTSGKLAKLLQKQNHRPLLVAGDIYRPAAIKQLQILGEQINAPVFTLGDQTSPVEIARQGMQHAKDNGNDYVIIDTAGRLHVDEELMEELRQIHTNVKPDEVLLVVDSMTGQDAVNVAEHFNNSLELTGVVLTKLDGDTRGGAALSVKAVTGCPIKFATLGEKLDAMEPFHPERMASRILGMGDMLSLIEKAQSNIDADKAKEMERKMRNAEFTFEDFLEQMDQVKKLGPIDQILDMIPGMGNMKQMKDIKVDDKQMGRIEAIVHSMTTQEKQNPDMINHSRRKRIAVGSGTSLAEVNRLIKQFDEMRRMMKQFSDMMGPKGGKNKALKQLKSMGKGMKFPFR is encoded by the coding sequence ATGGCATTTGAAGGATTATCGACTCGCTTGCAAAATGTATTCAGTAAATTGCGCGGCAAAGGAAAGGTGTCTGAGGATGATGTGGCTCAGGCAATGCGTGAAGTGCGATTGGCTTTGCTTGAAGCGGACGTTAACTTCAAGGTTGTAAAGGACTTTATTGCCAAGGTAAAGGAGAAATCCGTTGGTAAGGAAGTGATGGACAGCTTTACGCCAGGTATGGTCATTATCGACATCGTAAACAAGGAATTGACCGAGTTGATGGGTGGAAGTCAGGCCAAGCTTGCCAAAGCAAACAAACCGCCTACAGTCATCATGATGGTGGGTCTCCAGGGCGCAGGTAAGACGACGACGTCAGGTAAGCTGGCGAAGTTGCTGCAAAAGCAAAACCATCGTCCATTGCTTGTAGCTGGTGATATTTATAGACCTGCCGCGATCAAGCAGCTTCAGATTCTCGGTGAGCAGATTAATGCACCTGTATTTACATTGGGAGACCAGACAAGCCCGGTGGAAATCGCAAGACAGGGTATGCAGCATGCTAAGGATAATGGTAATGACTACGTTATTATAGATACTGCCGGTCGTCTTCATGTTGATGAAGAACTCATGGAAGAGTTGCGCCAGATCCATACTAATGTCAAACCGGATGAAGTTCTGCTGGTTGTAGATAGCATGACAGGACAGGACGCAGTTAACGTTGCGGAGCACTTTAACAATAGCCTTGAGTTAACGGGAGTTGTACTGACAAAGCTGGATGGCGACACTCGTGGTGGCGCGGCCTTGTCGGTTAAAGCTGTGACGGGATGCCCGATCAAGTTTGCTACATTGGGTGAAAAGCTGGATGCGATGGAGCCGTTTCACCCTGAGCGAATGGCTTCACGGATTTTAGGCATGGGTGACATGTTGTCCCTGATTGAAAAAGCGCAGTCCAACATCGACGCTGATAAGGCGAAGGAAATGGAACGGAAAATGCGCAATGCCGAGTTTACTTTCGAGGATTTTCTGGAGCAAATGGATCAGGTTAAGAAGCTTGGCCCGATCGACCAGATTCTCGATATGATTCCTGGTATGGGCAACATGAAGCAAATGAAAGACATCAAAGTGGATGACAAACAGATGGGCCGGATTGAGGCTATCGTTCATTCGATGACTACACAGGAAAAGCAAAACCCGGACATGATTAATCATAGCCGTCGCAAGCGGATTGCTGTAGGCAGTGGAACATCGCTGGCTGAGGTAAATCGTCTCATTAAGCAATTTGACGAAATGCGCCGTATGATGAAGCAGTTCTCAGATATGATGGGACCTAAGGGTGGCAAAAACAAGGCTCTGAAGCAGCTGAAGAGTATGGGCAAAGGTATGAAGTTTCCTTTCCGTTAA
- the lepB gene encoding signal peptidase I: protein MEQEVGQGAVQQPTDQDGTPKRKPKNEIFEWLKAIIIALVLVFLIRWLLFKPFIVDGPSMQPNFHTGERVIVNEILYDFRAPKPGEVIVFHVPEEKRDFIKRVIAVAGDTVKVEGDTITVNGKPIQEPYLKTSLEEAHQNGELYNKFTNFPNEKFKDGKVPEGHIFVMGDNRSNSTDSRMIGYIDLKEVVGRADVIFWPVKDMQWINH, encoded by the coding sequence ATGGAACAAGAAGTAGGACAAGGAGCTGTACAGCAGCCAACTGATCAGGATGGTACGCCCAAGCGTAAACCAAAAAATGAGATTTTTGAGTGGCTCAAGGCCATCATTATTGCGTTAGTGCTTGTCTTTTTAATCCGCTGGCTTCTCTTTAAGCCTTTTATTGTGGATGGCCCGTCGATGCAGCCTAACTTTCATACCGGAGAACGCGTCATTGTAAATGAGATTTTGTATGATTTTCGTGCTCCTAAACCGGGTGAAGTAATTGTGTTCCATGTCCCGGAAGAAAAGAGAGACTTCATCAAGCGCGTCATCGCCGTTGCGGGTGATACGGTCAAAGTAGAAGGTGACACGATTACAGTAAATGGTAAGCCGATTCAAGAACCTTATCTCAAGACTTCTTTGGAAGAAGCACATCAAAATGGCGAGCTTTACAACAAGTTTACCAATTTTCCAAATGAGAAATTTAAGGATGGAAAAGTGCCAGAAGGGCATATTTTTGTTATGGGCGATAACCGTTCCAATAGTACAGATAGCCGGATGATTGGATACATTGATTTGAAGGAAGTCGTTGGCCGGGCTGATGTCATTTTTTGGCCGGTGAAAGATATGCAGTGGATTAACCACTAG
- the rplS gene encoding 50S ribosomal protein L19 has product MNIVQAITEEQLRKDLPNFRPGDTLKVHVKVIEGTRERIQLFEGVVIKRRGGGISETFTVRKISYGVGVERTFPLHSPKIDKIEVARRGKVRRAKLYYLRELRGKAARIKEIRR; this is encoded by the coding sequence ATGAATATCGTCCAAGCGATTACTGAAGAACAACTGCGTAAAGATTTGCCTAACTTTCGTCCTGGTGACACTTTGAAAGTGCACGTGAAAGTTATCGAGGGAACTCGTGAGCGTATCCAGTTGTTTGAAGGTGTAGTAATTAAACGCCGTGGTGGTGGAATCAGTGAGACTTTTACAGTTCGTAAAATTTCTTACGGTGTAGGTGTGGAAAGAACTTTCCCGCTTCATTCCCCAAAAATCGATAAAATCGAAGTGGCTCGCCGTGGTAAAGTGCGTCGTGCGAAGCTTTATTATCTTCGTGAACTGCGCGGTAAAGCAGCGAGAATTAAAGAAATTCGTCGTTAA